The genomic window GGCTTGAGGTTTGCGGTGGGCACACCGAGCTGGCGCCCCCGCCCCTTGCCCCTGCCGACCCGGCCCCGAACCGTGTACGGGTGACCGAGAAATTTCATGGCACGCTGGACCTCGCCGGCTCTGAGGGCCTGGCGGACCACGGACGACGACACCACCACGCCATCCACCGTCTCGGGAGGCACCACGCGGGCGATGAACCCGAGGGTCGGAGCCAGCGCCTCGAGGAGCGCGGCGTTCCCTCTGGCACCGCGGCCGAAGGTGTGGTTGAAGCCCACCACCACCTCGCGGGCCTTCAGCGTCCGATGGAGAACCTCCTGGACGAAGGTCTCGGGTTCGATAGTGGAGAACTCGCGCGTGAACGCGATGACGAGCGTCGTGTCGAGTCCCTGCTCGGCGATCAGCGCGAGGTTCTCCTCCAGCGTCGTGATCGGAACCGGCGCCCGCTCCGGGCGCAGCACCTTCAGCGGGTGGGGCGTGAACGTGCACCCGAGCGCCGGGAGGCCCAGGGCCCGCGCGCGGCTCACGGCCGTGGCCAGGATCCGTCGGTGGGCGAGGTGAACGCCGTCAAAGGTCCCCAGCGCCACGATCGTGGGCGGGGAATCAGGCGGGTAGGACTCGAGGCCTCGGATGATCTCCATGCAGGATGCGTTCCGGCTTCACCACGGCGTGGGCGGGAATCAGGCGGCCGAGCCCGAGAAAGGATCCCCCCGAATCGTAGAGGCGGACCAGCGTCCGACCCATCGGAGCTGCCTCGGGCACCGGGACGCTCTGGCCGTTGAGGACGGCTGCGGCCGCCGTCTCCGTGAGCCGGATCGCGGGAAAGTCGCCGACCGCCGAATCGACCGGGAGGAGCCGGGCCCAGAGGGCGGCACCGTCCCGGGCCCGCTCCACCTCGCCCCAGGGAAGCGCTCCCTCGAGTGAATACGGCCCGACTCGCGTCCGCACGAGCCGCTCCAGGGCGGCGCCGCAGCCGATCGCCTCACCCAGGTCGGCGCAGAGCGTCCTCACGTAGGTCCCCCTGCCGCAGACCACTCGAACCGTGAAGCGGGGCAGCTCGACGGACTCGAGCGTGAGCGCGTGGACCACGACCGGCCTCGGCTCGCGCTTCACCTCGAGCCCCTTGCGGGCGAGCTCGTAGAGGCGCGTCCCGCCCATGTGGAGTGCGGAGTACATCGGGGGGACTTGCTGGGTCTCCCCGACGAAGCGGACCAGCACTTCGCGGATCGCGTCGGGCGTGAGAGCGGGAACCGGCGCCCGCCGGATCACGGTCCCCGTGAGATCCTGGGTGTCCGTCACCACCCCGAGTCTGACGGTGGCGACGTACTCCTTGCTGTGGTCGGCGAGGTACGGCGTCAGCTTGGTCGCCTCGTTGACCAGGATGGGAAGAACCCCCGTGGCTTGGGGATCCAGCGTCCCGCCGTGACCGACCTTCGGGGCCCGGAGAAGGCGGCGGAGGTGGGCCACGACCTGAAAGGACGTGAACCCGGGGCCCTTGTCGACCACGAGGACCCCGGAGCGGGAGGGCATCATCGGGCCGGCCGCCCGAGAGCCTCGGAGACGGCGCTCAGAATCCTGGCGGTGACCTCGTCGAGGCTCCCCTCCACCGTGCACCCGGCGGCGTTCGAGTGCCCGCCACCACCGAAGCGCGCGGCGATCGCGTTCACCGGTACCTCCCCTTTGCCCCGGAGGCTCACCTTCACGTGACGGCCCTCCGTCTCCCTCAGCACCAGACCGACCTTGGCGCTCGCGATCGAGCGCGGGTAGCTCACGAGATCCTCCGCCTGGAGGAACGCCTCGGGCACGCTCCCCGCCGGCAGCGCAAGCCACGCGACGAGGCCATCCGGAGAGACCTGGATCTGCTGGAGCAGCCGGCCGAGGAGCCCCAGGGACTCGGGCCCGCGCGCCTCATAGAGCTGGGCGGCGATGCGGGCCGGGTCGGCGCCGCGCGCGACCAGCTCGGCGGCGGTCCTGAACGCCTTCGCCGAGGCGTTGGTGTAGCGGAAGGAGCCGGTATCGGTGTGGATGGCGGTGAAGAGGTTCGTGGCCACCTGGGGAGTGAGCTTGAGCCCCAGGGCCACGATCAGGTCGTACACCATCTCGCCCGCCGCCGAGGCCCCCACGTGGATCCAGTTGACTGTGCCGTAGCGCGCGTTGTCGGGGTGATGGTCGATGTTCACCACGCGCGTCGCCGGACCGCGGGCACCCTCGAGGAGGCCGCCGGTCCGCCGGGGGTCCGGGCAATCGCAGACGATCACCAGGTGAAAGGGCCCTCGCGGCGTCGTCCACTGCTGAAAGAGGGCCGAGCCGGGCAGGAAGCGGAGCGGCTCGGGGACGGCGTGCGGGCCCGCGAACGTGACCGGCCACCCCGCCTCACCGAGGGCCAGGCCGAGGCCCAGGAGCGACCCGAGCTGATCGCCGTCCGGTTGGGCGTGCCCCAGGAGGAGGACGTCGCCCGTCGGCCGGCCCAGGAGCGCCCTGAGCTCGCTCGGGACCGACAGCTCCTGGTCAGACACCGGGCTCCCCGGGTTCACGAGCCTTCAGCTCGGCGAGCAGATGCTGGATGGTCGCCGCGTGGGCCATGGATCGGTCGGGACGGAAAGACAGGACCGGGACGACCCGGAGCGTGAGGTGCTCGCGCAACCAGTTGCGGATGAACCCCTTCGCGCTCTCCAGGGCCGCGAGCGTCGCCCGCCACTCTTCTTCCGTGCCGAACACCGACACGTACACCTTGGCGGTCCGCAGATCCTTGGCGACCTCGACTTCGGTCACGGTCACGAAGCCGAGCCGGGGGTCCTTCAACTCGCGCCGCAGGACCTCGGAGATCTCCTCGCGGATCAGGTGATTGACGCGGTCGATGCGCTTGCGCGACATCGGCGCTACAGCTCCTCGCGCCGGGCCGAGAACCGAGCCGGGTACCCATCGAAGATGGGTGCAGGACGCAGGGCGGGTACCCGCCGAAGGTGGGTGCGGGTACCCACCGAAGGTGGGTCGGGAGGCGTACGCGGTTGTACGTTGAGGATGGGCGCGGGCACCGCCCGAAGGGTGGTCGGAGGACGACGGGATGCGACGGTTATCGGCACGGCGCTACAGGACCTCGATCTGGATGTCGATCACGTGCCCGTCGATGAGCGACTCGATGTACGCGACCGCCTTGGAGACGACCTCGTTCGCGTGGCGGGAGTCGTGCGAGACGGAGGCCACCCCCAGCGTGGCCCGCTGCCACGAGTCGAGGTTATCCACCTCGGCGACGGCGACGCCGAAGCGGTGCTTTACTTTCTCCTTGAGCCCTTTGAGGACGCGGCGCTTCTCCTTGAGCGATCCGACACCCGGCAGGTGGAGCTCCAGCGTCCCCACGGCCACCCGGACGACTGCCATCGCGCCTCCTGCTCAAACGGCTGCCCGGTCACACCCACCGCTGGCCGTCACAGGGTCCGTGCGATCTCTTCGGTCGTGTAAGCCTCGATCACGTCTCCCACCTGGATGCCACCGACGCCCTCCACCCCGATCCCGCACTCGAGCCCCTGCGGAACCTCGCGCACGTCGTCCTTGAAGCGCTTGAGCGAGGTGACGACGCCCTCGCCCAGGAGCGTGCCGTCGCGGCGGACCCGGACCTTGGCGTTCCGAACCAGCTTCCCATCCACCACATAGGAGCCGAGCACCGTACCGATCTTGGAGATGGTGAAGAGGACGCGCACCTGGGCCCGGCCGAGCGGGACCTCCCGGATCTCCGGCGCCAGCATCCCCTCGAGCGCGGCCTTGACGTCGTTGACTGCCTCGTAGATGACGTTGTAGGTGCGGACGTCCACGCCCTCCGCCTGCGCCTGGGTCGCGACCTTGGGCTCGGGGCGGACGTTGAACCCGAGGACGATCGCGTTGGAGGCCGAGGCCAGATTGACGTCGTTCTCGGTGATGGCCCCGACCGAGCCGTGGATGACCTTCAGCTTGACCTCGTCCGTCGAGAGCCGCTCGAGGGCCTCCGTCAGCGCCTCCACGGAGCCCTGGACGTCGGCCTTCAGGATGAGCCGGAGCTCCTTGACCTCGCCCGCGGCGATCCGCTTGTGAAGGTCTTCCAGCGTGACACGGGAGGCCGCCTTGGCCTTCGCCCGCTCGCGCTCCTGACGCACCGTGGCGATCTGGCGCGCCTTCCGCTCGTCCTCCACCGCCACCAGCGTGTCGCCAGCCATCGGGACTCCCGAGAGGCCGAGGATCTCGACCGGGTCGGTGGGACCGGCGGTCCTGACCTTCTTGCCCCGGTCGTCGAACATCGCCCGGACCC from Candidatus Rokuibacteriota bacterium includes these protein-coding regions:
- the truB gene encoding tRNA pseudouridine(55) synthase TruB — protein: MMPSRSGVLVVDKGPGFTSFQVVAHLRRLLRAPKVGHGGTLDPQATGVLPILVNEATKLTPYLADHSKEYVATVRLGVVTDTQDLTGTVIRRAPVPALTPDAIREVLVRFVGETQQVPPMYSALHMGGTRLYELARKGLEVKREPRPVVVHALTLESVELPRFTVRVVCGRGTYVRTLCADLGEAIGCGAALERLVRTRVGPYSLEGALPWGEVERARDGAALWARLLPVDSAVGDFPAIRLTETAAAAVLNGQSVPVPEAAPMGRTLVRLYDSGGSFLGLGRLIPAHAVVKPERILHGDHPRPRVLPA
- the infB gene encoding translation initiation factor IF-2 is translated as SAKRGTGIDRLLEMTALQAEIMELKANPTRAARGVIVEAKLERGRGPVATVLIQHGTLREGDAVVVGQHYGRVRAMFDDRGKKVRTAGPTDPVEILGLSGVPMAGDTLVAVEDERKARQIATVRQERERAKAKAASRVTLEDLHKRIAAGEVKELRLILKADVQGSVEALTEALERLSTDEVKLKVIHGSVGAITENDVNLASASNAIVLGFNVRPEPKVATQAQAEGVDVRTYNVIYEAVNDVKAALEGMLAPEIREVPLGRAQVRVLFTISKIGTVLGSYVVDGKLVRNAKVRVRRDGTLLGEGVVTSLKRFKDDVREVPQGLECGIGVEGVGGIQVGDVIEAYTTEEIARTL
- a CDS encoding bifunctional oligoribonuclease/PAP phosphatase NrnA, which translates into the protein MSDQELSVPSELRALLGRPTGDVLLLGHAQPDGDQLGSLLGLGLALGEAGWPVTFAGPHAVPEPLRFLPGSALFQQWTTPRGPFHLVIVCDCPDPRRTGGLLEGARGPATRVVNIDHHPDNARYGTVNWIHVGASAAGEMVYDLIVALGLKLTPQVATNLFTAIHTDTGSFRYTNASAKAFRTAAELVARGADPARIAAQLYEARGPESLGLLGRLLQQIQVSPDGLVAWLALPAGSVPEAFLQAEDLVSYPRSIASAKVGLVLRETEGRHVKVSLRGKGEVPVNAIAARFGGGGHSNAAGCTVEGSLDEVTARILSAVSEALGRPAR
- the rbfA gene encoding 30S ribosome-binding factor RbfA; this translates as MSRKRIDRVNHLIREEISEVLRRELKDPRLGFVTVTEVEVAKDLRTAKVYVSVFGTEEEWRATLAALESAKGFIRNWLREHLTLRVVPVLSFRPDRSMAHAATIQHLLAELKAREPGEPGV
- a CDS encoding DUF503 domain-containing protein, which gives rise to MAVGTLELHLPGVGSLKEKRRVLKGLKEKVKHRFGVAVAEVDNLDSWQRATLGVASVSHDSRHANEVVSKAVAYIESLIDGHVIDIQIEVL
- a CDS encoding bifunctional riboflavin kinase/FAD synthetase: MEIIRGLESYPPDSPPTIVALGTFDGVHLAHRRILATAVSRARALGLPALGCTFTPHPLKVLRPERAPVPITTLEENLALIAEQGLDTTLVIAFTREFSTIEPETFVQEVLHRTLKAREVVVGFNHTFGRGARGNAALLEALAPTLGFIARVVPPETVDGVVVSSSVVRQALRAGEVQRAMKFLGHPYTVRGRVGRGKGRGRQLGVPTANLKPERELVLAPGVYAARASWAGGQGGAVVNVGVRPTFGEGEYWVEAHLLDFSGDLYDQQLSLAFLERIRPERRFPSVEALKVQVARDIETAAHLLASIPRCP